Proteins from a genomic interval of Poecile atricapillus isolate bPoeAtr1 chromosome 1, bPoeAtr1.hap1, whole genome shotgun sequence:
- the SLC9A4 gene encoding sodium/hydrogen exchanger 4 isoform X2 codes for MPESCILIAIGALVGAIIFASHHKSPPVMNSSIYFLYLLPPIILEEGYFMPTRPFFENFGSILWWSVLGALLNSFGIGLSLYGVCQIEAFGLTDLNLLQNLLFGSMISAVDPVAALVVFEEASVNEQLYMMIFGESLLNDGITVVLYNIFIAFTQMHRYEEIESIDIFAGFARFFVVGLGGVLFGVVFGFVSAFMTRFTHNVSSIEPLLVFMFSYLSYLSAETLYISGILAMTACAVTMKKYVEENVSQNSYTTIKYFMKMLSSISETLIFVFMGVSTVGKNHEWNWAFICFTLLFCLIWRTLSVFALFYISNKFRTYPFTFKDQLIISYSGLRGASSFSLAFLLPVNLFPRKNLFITATLVVIYFTVFIQGITIGPLVRYLDVKKTNKKESINEEIHVRLMDHLKAGIEDICGHWSHYQLRDKFKKFDNKYLKKILIREHQPKSSLVSLYKKMEIKLAIEMAESGMKISKSSSTSLQSGRTQRAGRLSRAEVESMRDVLAHNLYQVRQRAPAYNRHNLPTSTSEKQAQEILIRREHSLRQSCRKGNSLPWGRPVNATEVRYFSLPQGPCQPTRRKARHVTFTA; via the exons ATGCCGGAAAGCTGCATCCTGATTGCCATTGGAGCACTAGTAGGAGCAATCATCTTTGCTTCCCATCACAAATCTCCACCAGTGATGAACAGTAGTATTTACTTCTTGTATCTCCTTCCACCCATTATTCTGGAGGAGGGTTATTTCATGCCAACTCGACCATTTTTTGAAAACTTTGGATCCATTCTGTGGTGGTCTGTTCTGGGAGCTCTGCTGAACTCATTTGGGATTGGCCTCTCCCTCTATGGAGTCTGCCAGATTGAAGCCTTCGGCCTGACTGACCTGAACCTCCTGCAGAACTTGCTCTTTGGCAGCATGATTTCAGCAGTGGACCCCGTGGCAGCTCTGGTAGTTTTTGAAGAAGCCTCTGTTAATGAGCAGCTTTACATGATGATCTTTGGAGAGTCATTGCTGAATGATGGCATAACCGTG GTTTTATATAACATCTTCATCGCCTTCACCCAGATGCACAGGTATGAAGAAATTGAATCCATCGATATCTTTGCTGGCTTTGCTCGCTTCTTCgtggtggggctgggaggagTCTTGTTTGGTGTTGTATTTGGATTTGTCTCAGCGTTCATGACTCGTTTCACCCACAACGTCTCTTCAATCGAACCCCTGCTGGTCTTCATGTTCAGCTACCTCTCATACTTGTCTGCTGAAACCCTTTACATCTCTGGCATTTTGGC GATGACAGCTTGTGCAGTGACAATGAAAAAATACGTGGAGGAGAATGTTTCCCAGAATTCTTATaccacaataaaatatttcatgaagATGTTAAGCAGCATCAGTGAGACCCTGATTTTTGTGTTCATGGGAGTGTCTACAGTGGGGAAAAACCATGAATGGAACTGGGCCTTCATTTGCTTCACTCTGCTCTTCTGCCTCATTTGGCGAACACTGA GTGTATTTGCTCTCTTCTACATCAGTAACAAGTTCCGAACATATCCTTTCACCTTCAAAGACCAGCTCATTATTTCTTATAGTGGCCTCCGAGGTGCCAGCAGCTTTTCTCTTGCATTCTTGCTTCCAGTGAAtcttttccccagaaaaaatCTATTCATCACTGCGACTCTTGTGGTTATATATTTCACTGTCTTCATCCAA GGAATCACAATTGGACCATTGGTCAGATATCTGGATGTTAAAAAGACGAACAAAAAGGAATCTATCAATGAAGAAATTCACGTGCGA TTGATGGATCACTTGAAGGCTGGTATTGAAGACATATGTGGACATTGGAGTCATTATCAGCTGAGAGATAA ATTTAAGAAGTTTGACAATAAGTATTTGAAGAAGATTCTAATTCGGGAGCACCAGCCCAAGTCCAGCCTTGTGTCATTGTACAAAAAGATGGAGATAAAACTGGCCATTGAGATGGCTGAGAGTGGCatgaaaatttcaaaatcatCTAGTACTTCTTTACA GAGCGGCAGGACCCAGCGTGCGGGCAGGCTGTCCCGGGCAGAGGTGGAGTCCATGAGAGATGTCCTGGCACACAACCTGTACCAAGTGCGACAGAGG GCCCCAGCATACAACCGGCACAATCTTCCTACTAGCACAAGTGAGAAACAAGCCCAAGAAATCCTCATCCGTCGGGAACACAGCCTGAGGCAAAGTTGCAGGAAGGGAAACAGCTTGCCGTGGGGTAGACCG